The genomic DNA TACCGGTCGAGTTACCCATCGCGTGGGCATATTCGGACGGTGCAACCGGACGGTCGCTACCTTCCTTACCTATCTCTTCCAACCATTTTGCACTTGGATACTGCGGGACATACATGTCGGAGTTCCATTCCCACTGTGCACGTTCGTAGTTGACCGGACGGCCCATCATGGTCTTTTCCTTGTCCTTTACATATAAATAGGTCTGGTAGAAGTTGTAACCGTTTCCGGCTTCGTTACCTAATGACCAGATCGTTACGGACGGATGATTTTTGTTGCGTTCGTACATGTTGACTGTACGGTCCATATGTGGTTTCAGCCATTCCGGGTTGTTTCCCAACGTACCGCCTTTGCGCAGGTTGTAGTACATGCCGTGCGATTCGATATTGGCTTCGTCGTAAACATACAATCCGTATTCGTCACAAAGCTCGTAGAACCTGCGGTCTTGCGGGTAATGGCACAGGCGGACGGAGTTCAGATTGTTCCGTTTCATCAGTTCGAAATCCTTGCGCATCAGTTCTTCTGTCACGTAATGTCCGGTCTGCGAGTTGTGTTCGTGGATATTGACACCTTTGAACTTGATCGGCTGTCCGTTGAACAGCAGGACGGTGTATGGTTTGCCGTTGCCGGCGATCTGGTCGATCTCTTTGATTTCGATGCGGCGGAAACCGACGTTTTGCGGGATCACTTCCGTCACCTTGCCATCTTCCTTGATCGTCATCAACAGCTTGTAAAGGTTCGGATGTTCCGCGTTCCACGTTTCCACATTATCCAGTGTCTTTTCGAACGAAGTCGTTGTAATCGTGTTCGGGCTTACCCACAACTTGTTTTCTGCCGTAGCAGCCACATTGCCTTTTGCATCTAATAATTCGTATGTCACGTCGATGTTCTTGACCTTGTCAGAATGGTTCTTGATGTCTATTGCCAAGCTGAAGATACCGTTTTTGTAAGTGTCGTCGAGCGTGGAGACAATACGGTAATCATTGACAGCGATCTTGGGTTGTGACCATAGATAGACATCGCGTTCGATACCGCTTAGGCGCCAGAAGTCCTGGCATTCCAGATAGGAACCTGTGCTCCAGCGGAAGATTTTCAGCGTCAGCACGTTTTTGCCTGGTTGCAGGTATTTGTTGATCAGGAATTCGGCCGGATTCTTGGAATCTTCGCTGTAGCCGACTTCCTTGCCGTTTACGTAAACATATAAGCCCGATTTGGCTCCGGCGATGTGTAGATATATGTCACGTCCGTCCCAACCGGCAGGAACCTCGAAGTCGCGCCGGTAAACACCTACCGGGTTTGCTTCCGGCAACAGTGGAGGTTGCGGGTTACGTGGTTTGAACTCATATCCGTGATTCGTGTAGATGGCAGTACCGTGTCCCTGTACCTCCCAGTTTCCCGGAACGGTGATGTCGTCCCAATCGGAAGTGCTGACAGAAGGATCTGTGATGTTGGCAGGAAGGTCTTTGTATGAATCTACGAAATAGAATTTCCATGTGCCGTTCAGCAATGAGTAGAAAGGACTTTTTTCATATCGGGAAGATAGAGCTGTGGCACGGTCTTCATAACTCATGAAAGAGGAGCGGGGAGCCTCTTTATTAACGGCAACGACTTGGATGTCCTGCCAGTAAGGCTTCGCAGGCTGGTTCGTCGCATCGTCAGCCAATGCAGTCCCCAGAAGGAAGCAACTCAATGCTCCTGTGAGCATCGTTTTTTTGATCATGTGTTTCATATGCATTTTTAATTTAGATTAGACTTAGTCTGTTGAAAAGTGAAAGTTGAAAGTGAAAGAGAGTATATCTTTGACTTTCATCTTTCAACTTTCAACTTTTTTATCTTGCTGCGTAGAAAGAATAACCTTCGGCTACCTGTTTGAAAGCAAGTACGCCTGCCTGGTTCAGTTCTACATTCATTTCTTTGCCGTCGGGAAGGTACATGACAACTTCGTCGTCACCTGTGAACTTCAGCAGTTTGGTCGATTCGCCGTTTGCTTCTACGCTCCAACTCTTGTCTGCTTCATTGAAAACCAGATCGACCGCTTTTTCTTCTCCTTCTTTCTGGATGTGGTAGCCGTCTTTTTGGGTTTCGATGGCATACGTGCCGTCTTTGGTTTCGATTGTTTTTACCGTACCGGCATCTGCAACAGGGTTGCTTCCGCTCCAGAATTCAATCGAGTTTAAAACCAATATGTCGGCTAATGCAGAGATTTCATAAACCGGAACAATCCAGAATGCAACGAATACTAACTCGTTTACAAACTTGCTGTCGATATTTCTGTTCCAATCCAACAGCTTATTTGACAACCCAAATGATCCAATGCATGATGAGAATAATACACTGCTGGCAAGCGTTGCTGCCACTAATAAAGTTAGACTTTTTTTCTTCATGAATATTTAGTATTTGTAGTTAATTTGGGGACGAAGATAACAATTTATACGATAATTGTCATTAATAACAGGACTATAATTATTTATTGGTTACTCTTTATGAATTTCTTTTTGAACTTGAAACTTTTTATGAAACAAAGAGGCTTCTAAAATTCATTTAAATGATTTTAGAAGCCTCTTTTTATTTTAATAGAGAGTATCGGTTGTTAGTAACCTGGATTCTGATCTGTTGCCAGTAGAGGGTTCAAGTCGATTGCTGTTTGGGGAATAGGTCTCAGCGACATCCGGCTATCCCATTTCATCGTGATGACTTTTTCGCCATCCGGTGTGGAGATAGGAACATTGTTCATCTGCGCACTCCAATAAGCATCGCCATAACGGCTTAGGTCGTCGCTGCGCAAACCTTCACCAGCCAGTTCGATGCGACGTTCGTTTTTGATCAAAGCCAATCCATCTTCCTTGCCGAGGCTTGTCGGTACGTTTGGCATACCGCAACGATCACGAAGCTGATTCAAGGCAGCCTGTGTCTGTCCGTCGAAACCTGTTGTCTGGGTATGAGCTTCAGCAAAGATCAGCAGTACTTCGGCATAACGGATACAGGGATAATCGCCGGTTGCTTGTCCGTCATTATTCGCATCATTTTCCAACGGTGACATTTTGCGGAAGTTGAAACCAGTCTTGGATTCATTATTCCCGTTTTTGATCCATTCATAGATGAAGTTTGTACCGTAGTTTGTCTCATACCAACCTTTGAAGGGGAATAGGATGGAGGCATATAAACGGCTATCACGATTGCGGAATTCCTGCATGTACTCGTAATCTTTCAGTTTTCCACTGTTGATAAGGCCGGATGCAAAAGAAATAAATTTGGCTTCTCCTGCAGGAGCTTTATATTCGTCCAAATCCCCTTTGATAACTTTATAAGCATTCATACGCTTTTCGATACTGGGAATGGACGGTGTTTTGCCGTCTACTGTCCAGTAAGCGTCGACCAGATTTTGTGTCGGAGTCACAGAAGACCAACCTCCTAATTGATTCGGACGGATGCTTGTGTATCGTGTCATATCTTGGTAGTCCCAACTGGAAGCGGTATATTGACGAGTCATTACATATTCCGGATTGTCTGGGTTCCCGTTTTCCGTATGCCATAAAGATTCGTAGCTGAACATGCCTTTCATAAATTTGTCACGGTCGATACCGTATTTGTCAAAATCTATGTATAATTCCATTTCTTCAGCTTCTTTCTTTTGTGCTTCG from Parabacteroides merdae ATCC 43184 includes the following:
- a CDS encoding glycoside hydrolase family 2 TIM barrel-domain containing protein, with the translated sequence MKHMIKKTMLTGALSCFLLGTALADDATNQPAKPYWQDIQVVAVNKEAPRSSFMSYEDRATALSSRYEKSPFYSLLNGTWKFYFVDSYKDLPANITDPSVSTSDWDDITVPGNWEVQGHGTAIYTNHGYEFKPRNPQPPLLPEANPVGVYRRDFEVPAGWDGRDIYLHIAGAKSGLYVYVNGKEVGYSEDSKNPAEFLINKYLQPGKNVLTLKIFRWSTGSYLECQDFWRLSGIERDVYLWSQPKIAVNDYRIVSTLDDTYKNGIFSLAIDIKNHSDKVKNIDVTYELLDAKGNVAATAENKLWVSPNTITTTSFEKTLDNVETWNAEHPNLYKLLMTIKEDGKVTEVIPQNVGFRRIEIKEIDQIAGNGKPYTVLLFNGQPIKFKGVNIHEHNSQTGHYVTEELMRKDFELMKRNNLNSVRLCHYPQDRRFYELCDEYGLYVYDEANIESHGMYYNLRKGGTLGNNPEWLKPHMDRTVNMYERNKNHPSVTIWSLGNEAGNGYNFYQTYLYVKDKEKTMMGRPVNYERAQWEWNSDMYVPQYPSAKWLEEIGKEGSDRPVAPSEYAHAMGNSTGNLWDQWKAIYKYPNLQGGYIWDWVDQGLLAKDANGKEYYAYGGDFGKDMPSDGNFLCNGIVSPDRTPHPAMEEVKYAHQNVGFEAVDVAKGIFKVTNRFYFTSLKDYMISYTIKANNKIIKGNKMSLDLAPQASQEITVPVEGLKPQAGVDYLVNFVVTTTKQDGVIPAGYDIAQDQFVLPVTADKTVYKAAGPKLTVSEEGNDLKVTSSKVNFVFDKKAGVVASYKVGGTEYFNEGFGIQPNFWRAPNDNDYGSGNPKRLEIWELSSRNFNVTSATGEIIDGNAIVKVDYKLPAGNQFLVTYKIYPDGIMNVATHFTPAHLDGVKIGISEATATATFSPGRANVSERDKMVVPRIGVRFRLPATMDQLEYFGRGPLENYWDRKAGYMIGQYKSTAEEQYFPYVRPQENGHHCDTRWISLGGKGKNLLIVADDEMEFNAMRNSVEDFDAGKATDRPYQWNNFTPEEIANRPEIGPYDKPRQTHINDIAPRNFVEVCVDLKQQGLAGYDSWYSRPEPEYTLPADREYKWGFTLIPGAKANSAQKKAGYSYK
- a CDS encoding DUF3332 domain-containing protein, with amino-acid sequence MKKKSLTLLVAATLASSVLFSSCIGSFGLSNKLLDWNRNIDSKFVNELVFVAFWIVPVYEISALADILVLNSIEFWSGSNPVADAGTVKTIETKDGTYAIETQKDGYHIQKEGEEKAVDLVFNEADKSWSVEANGESTKLLKFTGDDEVVMYLPDGKEMNVELNQAGVLAFKQVAEGYSFYAAR
- a CDS encoding RagB/SusD family nutrient uptake outer membrane protein, with protein sequence MKTVNNIFKHTFFCLALGTTVCSCDLDVEPTSSIATETFWTSEKDAWYNLNAVYSASIPGAAVHSDSYTNDAYCQYSWESNGAIYQQNGLSALYDEGYNFETVRKQNIFLQEIENVPMDEDLKTRFKAEVRAMRAWTYLNLTTTFGKVPLITDVLSYDAPNIPRDETSKIREFILNELTEAAAILPEKYAGSYPNEKGRMTKYAALAVKARAALYFGDYPTAEAAAKEIMDKGGFSLFQVSELTEAQKKEAEEMELYIDFDKYGIDRDKFMKGMFSYESLWHTENGNPDNPEYVMTRQYTASSWDYQDMTRYTSIRPNQLGGWSSVTPTQNLVDAYWTVDGKTPSIPSIEKRMNAYKVIKGDLDEYKAPAGEAKFISFASGLINSGKLKDYEYMQEFRNRDSRLYASILFPFKGWYETNYGTNFIYEWIKNGNNESKTGFNFRKMSPLENDANNDGQATGDYPCIRYAEVLLIFAEAHTQTTGFDGQTQAALNQLRDRCGMPNVPTSLGKEDGLALIKNERRIELAGEGLRSDDLSRYGDAYWSAQMNNVPISTPDGEKVITMKWDSRMSLRPIPQTAIDLNPLLATDQNPGY